In Gemmatimonadota bacterium, the following proteins share a genomic window:
- a CDS encoding NAD(P)H-binding protein codes for MTGSQPTNSSQPETVLITGATGYIGSRLLRRLVNGSHRVRCLVRRPDALSSLAANDVDVAGGDLLRPATLPDALRGVSTAYYLVHSMASGGDFALEDRKAATNFAAAAFAAGVGRIVYLGGLGNGRPLSGHLASRREVGEILRNSGVPTIEFRASIIIGSGSLSFELIRALVEKLPVMLTPKWVHTQCQPIAIDDVLDYLAAALDISSTDSDRGQVFEIGGPDRASYRDLMTEYARLRGLKRMLISVPVLSPRLSSLWLGLFTPVYARVGRKLVESLRNETVVVDESALEVFPIRPRGMADAVRRALENEDWESV; via the coding sequence ATGACCGGGTCCCAGCCGACGAATTCATCGCAGCCAGAGACAGTCCTCATCACCGGAGCCACGGGGTACATCGGGAGCCGGTTGCTTCGGCGTCTGGTAAACGGATCACATCGGGTGCGTTGTCTCGTTCGACGCCCGGATGCGTTGTCCTCGTTGGCAGCGAACGATGTCGATGTAGCAGGCGGCGACCTGCTGCGGCCGGCAACACTGCCGGATGCCCTGCGAGGCGTATCGACGGCCTACTACCTGGTCCATTCCATGGCGTCCGGCGGTGACTTCGCACTGGAAGATCGAAAGGCCGCGACAAACTTTGCGGCGGCGGCATTTGCGGCCGGGGTAGGGCGAATCGTTTACCTTGGCGGCCTGGGCAATGGACGGCCACTGTCCGGCCACCTGGCAAGCAGGCGGGAAGTCGGGGAAATCCTTCGAAACTCCGGCGTGCCGACGATCGAATTCAGGGCATCCATCATCATCGGCTCCGGCAGTCTATCGTTTGAATTAATCCGGGCCCTTGTCGAAAAACTCCCGGTGATGTTGACTCCAAAATGGGTACATACCCAGTGTCAGCCCATTGCCATCGATGACGTTCTCGACTACCTGGCCGCCGCACTCGATATTTCCAGCACGGACTCTGACCGCGGTCAGGTATTCGAAATCGGTGGACCGGACCGCGCCTCCTACCGGGATCTCATGACGGAATACGCCCGGCTGCGCGGCTTGAAGCGCATGCTGATCTCCGTGCCTGTCCTTTCACCCCGCCTCTCCAGCCTGTGGCTCGGCCTGTTCACACCCGTCTACGCGCGGGTCGGACGAAAACTCGTCGAAAGCCTCCGGAACGAAACGGTCGTTGTCGACGAGTCTGCTCTGGAAGTATTCCCCATCCGCCCGAGGGGTATGGCCGATGCAGTACGAAGGGCGTTGGAGAACGAGGATTGGGAGTCCGTATAG
- a CDS encoding zinc-binding dehydrogenase has protein sequence MRSLSLQGLPDKRRQKVLVPDWPDPEGPSGNEVKTRTIYTGVTNGTERNQLTGGNYAPADSELPTGGNGYQNVGKVIEVGQDVCELKIGDVLYMSAVHAEYAVMPEDGLLVRLPDSMDLTEAALLGICSVAMRTCRNAELSVGERVLIVGAGILGQVAAQVAAGMGARATICDIDGGRLAIAREIGAAEAVLDVSGEQWTQNVSEASFDVVIDFAGVPGMEDQLITSLRPQGRMLFIAGRDKVTYTFNLGQGREIRIRQNSHFDRDDLHNTCRLVARGMIKIGPLIRDVVPVSEAKRIYDTLRDAPDQLLGTVFAW, from the coding sequence GTGCGTTCACTGAGTCTTCAGGGCTTGCCTGACAAGAGAAGGCAGAAGGTCCTCGTGCCGGATTGGCCGGACCCGGAAGGGCCATCGGGCAACGAAGTAAAGACCAGAACGATTTACACGGGCGTGACGAACGGAACGGAACGCAATCAGCTGACTGGCGGAAATTACGCCCCAGCCGACAGCGAACTGCCCACCGGGGGCAACGGCTACCAGAACGTGGGGAAAGTCATCGAGGTCGGGCAGGACGTCTGCGAACTGAAGATCGGCGACGTGCTGTATATGAGCGCGGTCCACGCCGAGTATGCCGTGATGCCGGAAGACGGCCTGCTCGTGAGGCTGCCCGATTCGATGGATCTTACTGAGGCCGCCCTGCTGGGCATATGCAGTGTCGCGATGCGTACCTGCCGCAACGCGGAACTGAGCGTGGGCGAACGCGTGTTGATCGTGGGCGCGGGCATCCTCGGACAGGTCGCCGCGCAGGTCGCCGCCGGCATGGGCGCGCGCGCTACGATCTGCGACATCGATGGAGGGCGGCTGGCGATCGCGAGGGAGATCGGAGCAGCGGAAGCTGTGCTGGATGTTTCGGGGGAGCAATGGACGCAGAATGTCAGTGAGGCCTCATTTGACGTCGTGATCGATTTCGCCGGCGTTCCGGGTATGGAAGACCAGCTGATAACCTCGTTGCGTCCGCAAGGCAGGATGCTGTTCATCGCCGGCCGGGACAAAGTGACATATACCTTCAATCTGGGTCAGGGCCGTGAAATCCGTATAAGGCAGAACAGTCATTTCGATCGAGACGACTTACACAATACGTGCCGCCTGGTTGCCAGGGGGATGATTAAGATTGGACCGCTGATCCGCGATGTCGTCCCGGTCAGCGAAGCCAAAAGGATCTACGACACCTTGCGGGATGCCCCGGATCAACTGCTGGGAACGGTGTTTGCCTGGTAG
- a CDS encoding ribbon-helix-helix protein, CopG family, with protein MVKISVWVPDSLLEALDRAAAELDTSRSTLIRRALQRYVEDVEDFNLADERLQDPADSTMDWQEVRNALLDTG; from the coding sequence ATGGTTAAAATCTCAGTCTGGGTACCGGACAGCCTCCTCGAAGCACTGGACAGGGCCGCCGCGGAACTCGATACAAGCCGATCAACCCTGATTCGCCGGGCACTTCAGCGTTACGTAGAAGACGTTGAAGATTTCAACCTGGCCGACGAGCGTCTGCAAGACCCCGCAGACAGCACCATGGACTGGCAAGAGGTCCGGAACGCGTTACTCGATACAGGTTGA
- a CDS encoding carboxylate-amine ligase, whose translation MSCPPCKISPESSPGGTMAKGSTADPLSITLGVEEEFFLVDPDTRDLLPDPDPRIFEYCNENRGEHKVVAEFLRSQIETTTRVCTSVADVHSALIETRRLVIDAATQHGAAVLAASTHPFAAWHNQVVTAGRRYEQFAMTYQQAVRELLVGGMHIHAGFGDGGSRVRVMTAMRRYLPLLHALSASSPFSSGRETGFKSYRLTLFGSMPRTGLPGPLHSWEEFEKLVEDFQRMEFIQDSSELWWDIRPSRAFPTLELRICDICQTVDDAMCVVALYTCLVRYLLRLDMEGRLPPEPPTELIKENCWLAQRYGVVAFLGDTEGSGRLDIDEYAEALVETLSDDARAMECEDQLRHILDLIRYGTGSDRQIDHYRLRRLEGDTEEEALRAVVDLVVEETGSGLDAPTAA comes from the coding sequence ATGTCTTGCCCGCCATGTAAAATCTCCCCGGAATCCAGCCCGGGAGGAACCATGGCAAAAGGCAGCACCGCAGATCCCCTCTCCATCACCCTCGGCGTCGAGGAAGAGTTCTTCCTGGTCGACCCGGATACGCGCGACCTGCTGCCCGACCCCGATCCACGGATCTTCGAGTATTGTAACGAAAACCGCGGGGAACACAAGGTCGTGGCCGAGTTCCTCCGGTCCCAGATCGAAACCACCACCCGGGTCTGCACGTCCGTGGCGGACGTCCATTCGGCCCTCATCGAGACCCGCCGCCTCGTCATCGACGCGGCTACGCAGCACGGCGCCGCGGTGCTGGCCGCCTCCACCCATCCCTTCGCGGCCTGGCACAACCAGGTCGTCACGGCGGGGCGTCGCTACGAACAGTTCGCCATGACCTACCAGCAGGCCGTCCGGGAACTGCTCGTGGGCGGGATGCACATCCACGCGGGTTTCGGCGACGGCGGCAGCCGCGTCCGGGTGATGACGGCCATGCGCCGCTACCTGCCGCTGCTCCACGCGCTCTCGGCATCCTCGCCATTCAGCAGCGGGCGGGAGACCGGCTTCAAATCCTACCGCCTGACCCTCTTCGGCAGCATGCCGCGCACAGGGCTGCCCGGGCCGCTGCACTCCTGGGAGGAATTCGAGAAACTGGTGGAAGACTTCCAGCGGATGGAGTTCATCCAGGACAGCAGCGAGCTCTGGTGGGACATCCGGCCGTCCCGGGCTTTCCCCACCCTTGAACTGCGGATCTGCGACATCTGCCAGACCGTGGACGACGCCATGTGCGTGGTGGCGCTTTACACCTGTCTCGTTCGGTATCTGCTTCGCCTGGACATGGAAGGCCGCCTTCCGCCGGAACCGCCGACGGAACTGATTAAGGAGAACTGCTGGCTCGCCCAGCGGTACGGCGTGGTGGCCTTCCTGGGGGATACGGAGGGATCGGGCCGGCTCGATATCGACGAGTACGCCGAAGCCCTGGTCGAAACACTGTCCGATGACGCGCGCGCCATGGAGTGCGAGGACCAACTGCGCCACATTCTCGACCTCATCCGGTACGGCACCGGGTCGGACCGGCAGATCGATCACTACAGGTTGCGCCGCCTCGAAGGAGACACCGAAGAGGAAGCCCTGCGGGCCGTGGTGGATCTCGTGGTCGAGGAGACCGGAAGCGGTCTGGATGCGCCGACCGCGGCGTGA
- a CDS encoding plasmid maintenance system killer — protein sequence MVILSVRHKGLRRLLTDNDPRFVNSDLVARVRRILTVLVLAEDIESFAADAPRGWRLHRLTGDRQDVWSVSVSGNWRITFSEVDGYIERLNLEDYH from the coding sequence ATGGTAATACTTTCGGTACGTCACAAGGGCCTGCGTCGGTTGCTAACAGACAACGACCCCCGGTTTGTGAATTCAGACCTGGTCGCCCGAGTGCGTAGAATCTTGACCGTGCTTGTCTTGGCCGAGGATATAGAAAGCTTCGCGGCAGATGCACCTCGCGGCTGGCGGCTTCACCGCCTCACGGGTGACAGGCAGGATGTGTGGAGCGTTTCGGTTTCAGGTAATTGGCGAATAACCTTTAGTGAAGTTGACGGTTACATCGAGCGATTAAATCTGGAGGATTACCACTGA
- a CDS encoding HigA family addiction module antidote protein produces the protein MTPSHPGDFIRSEIIEELDLSVTKAAEILGVRRATLSALLNSNAALSAEMALRIEKAFDVNMDMLLRMQAWYDATQMRARAGEIDVERYEHQTA, from the coding sequence ATGACCCCGTCCCATCCGGGTGACTTCATTCGTTCAGAGATCATCGAGGAATTGGACCTTAGTGTCACGAAGGCTGCTGAGATTCTTGGCGTCCGAAGAGCAACGCTATCCGCACTGCTGAATAGCAACGCCGCTTTATCGGCGGAGATGGCCCTTCGCATCGAGAAGGCCTTCGACGTGAACATGGACATGTTGTTAAGGATGCAGGCGTGGTACGACGCTACGCAAATGCGTGCTCGCGCAGGAGAGATTGACGTAGAGCGCTACGAGCACCAGACGGCGTGA
- a CDS encoding DUF1801 domain-containing protein — protein sequence MEGKTAGKPAKAVVKAVAKEAGPKPVLLSGGNPQIAKADGDAPVQAYIAAMPGWKSDVGRRLDELIVRTVPGVRKAVRWNSPFYGIEDQGWFLSYHVFTRYVKVTFFQGAALRPVPPGSGKDRDSRWIDIYEDELDTEQMARWIRQAADMPGWRGF from the coding sequence ATGGAAGGCAAGACGGCCGGGAAACCGGCGAAGGCGGTAGTGAAGGCCGTCGCAAAAGAGGCTGGCCCGAAGCCGGTCCTCCTCTCGGGCGGCAACCCTCAAATCGCGAAGGCCGACGGAGACGCCCCCGTGCAGGCCTACATCGCGGCCATGCCGGGCTGGAAGAGCGACGTGGGACGCCGCCTCGACGAACTCATCGTCCGCACCGTACCCGGCGTGCGCAAGGCCGTACGATGGAACTCGCCCTTCTACGGCATCGAGGACCAGGGCTGGTTCCTGAGTTACCACGTATTCACCCGCTACGTGAAGGTGACGTTCTTCCAGGGCGCGGCACTGAGACCCGTTCCTCCCGGTTCGGGCAAGGACAGGGACTCGCGCTGGATCGACATCTACGAGGATGAACTCGATACAGAGCAGATGGCGAGGTGGATCCGGCAGGCGGCCGACATGCCGGGCTGGCGTGGGTTTTGA
- a CDS encoding ribbon-helix-helix protein, CopG family yields MKSKIAITLDEEIVRQLDYLIMQQSYKNRSQAIEEAVSEKLDRLKRGRLARECAKLDPVEERELAEEGIEEDADNWPEY; encoded by the coding sequence ATGAAATCCAAAATCGCGATAACGCTGGACGAGGAAATCGTCAGGCAACTCGACTATCTAATCATGCAGCAGTCATATAAAAACAGAAGTCAGGCGATTGAGGAAGCCGTGTCGGAGAAGCTGGATCGTCTCAAGCGGGGAAGGCTGGCGCGGGAATGTGCGAAACTGGACCCGGTAGAGGAACGGGAACTGGCTGAAGAAGGAATAGAGGAGGATGCGGATAATTGGCCCGAATATTGA
- a CDS encoding outer membrane beta-barrel protein codes for MIHRIGVLTLCLIVAAITGRASAQATTPVSAQTSTSASAQALSQDGWYLRTNLGFAVAPGLTVHARDNDWGTRCDKLSNPGLAETRPDECASAPPPAEWTHEVGAGDGVQSVLALGYTWKSLRFEGEYLYRTTTYTRGEGDGQILDAVTQEKQQQELEIIDGGLEDLLSHSVFANVYYEFKSNSPYTPYIGVGVGLSSTSLDYYGRFKRNDDPAAISTFLHPERKARLAGTTTIGRHKMNDLLAAYQAVVGVDYALSGNLGIGAKVRWSKFSEFDDEEMWTQLRSHASSVGRGFDVIYGISTDELSMVGVSLNMMYSF; via the coding sequence ATGATACACAGAATCGGGGTTCTGACCCTGTGCCTGATCGTAGCAGCTATCACCGGACGCGCATCCGCTCAGGCCACCACGCCGGTATCCGCGCAGACCTCCACTTCGGCATCGGCACAGGCCTTATCACAGGATGGCTGGTACCTGCGGACCAACCTGGGTTTCGCGGTAGCCCCGGGCCTGACCGTCCATGCCAGGGACAATGACTGGGGGACCCGTTGCGACAAGCTGTCTAATCCGGGGCTCGCCGAAACACGTCCGGATGAATGCGCGAGCGCGCCGCCGCCCGCGGAGTGGACGCACGAAGTCGGAGCGGGCGATGGCGTGCAGAGCGTGCTGGCCCTGGGATACACCTGGAAAAGCCTGCGGTTCGAGGGTGAATACCTCTACCGGACCACGACCTACACACGCGGCGAGGGCGACGGTCAGATCCTGGATGCCGTGACCCAGGAAAAGCAGCAGCAGGAACTCGAAATCATCGACGGCGGGTTGGAAGATCTGCTTTCGCACAGCGTCTTCGCCAACGTGTATTACGAGTTCAAGAGCAACTCGCCTTACACGCCCTACATCGGGGTCGGCGTGGGGCTTTCCAGCACTTCGCTCGACTATTACGGACGATTCAAGCGCAATGACGACCCGGCCGCGATCTCGACCTTCCTGCATCCGGAGCGAAAAGCGCGACTCGCCGGGACCACCACCATCGGCCGACACAAGATGAACGATCTCCTGGCCGCCTACCAGGCGGTCGTGGGCGTGGACTACGCCCTCAGCGGTAACCTGGGGATCGGGGCAAAGGTTCGCTGGTCAAAGTTCAGCGAATTCGACGACGAAGAAATGTGGACGCAGCTTCGAAGCCACGCCTCGTCCGTGGGGCGGGGATTCGACGTCATTTACGGGATTTCGACCGACGAGCTTTCAATGGTCGGCGTCAGTCTGAATATGATGTACAGTTTCTGA
- a CDS encoding pyrimidine dimer DNA glycosylase has translation MRIWDLPPEILCRQHLLGEHRELHGLWNVITLGKTGYRKHPETKRWVGRLAALYDRHEALVAEMQRRGYRHNTPLDGTLADGRKEQDVLIDSLDEQIQMLTEKPCPCPMAPWP, from the coding sequence ATGCGCATCTGGGACCTTCCCCCCGAAATCCTGTGCCGACAGCACCTCCTCGGTGAGCACCGGGAGTTGCACGGGCTATGGAACGTCATAACGCTGGGGAAAACAGGATACCGGAAGCATCCGGAGACGAAACGTTGGGTCGGCCGACTCGCGGCGCTGTACGACCGGCACGAAGCATTGGTTGCGGAGATGCAACGGCGGGGTTACCGGCACAATACACCGCTGGATGGTACGCTTGCCGATGGCCGGAAGGAGCAGGATGTTCTGATCGACAGCCTGGATGAACAGATCCAGATGTTGACCGAGAAGCCTTGTCCGTGCCCGATGGCGCCCTGGCCATAG
- a CDS encoding potassium transporter Kef: MDFEWITIALGDITWLAVAFALGLLSRAVGLPPLVGFLAAGFVLNLFGIASGDVLRKLADLGITLLLFVVGLKLNLRTLARPQVWAVTGLHMALAVLILGTIVLLLAMLNAPSFSDIGIYPSLLIAFALSFSSTVFVVKVLEDKGETAALHGRIAVGILIVQDLAAVAFIAISVGMWPSLWALLVLLLIPARPLLLFVLQKVGHGELLVLSGLLLALGGAEVFELVGLKGDLGALALGALIANHAKANEMAKTMIGFKDLFLLAFFLSIGLSGPLTLDAVLIGAAVTPLVFLKSALFFGLLTALKLRARTSLLATLNLTNFSEFGLIVAAIGVANGWIDGLWLIVIAISLALSCVISAALNVAAHQIYARHRALWDRLQKSERLPDDQPLDTGGATIAIIGMGRVGTAAYDNMHQEFGDTVVGVDLDHVKVERQQSSGRHVLLGDPSDADFWDRVQAAHTLELVLLALPNLASNLAVLDQLKASSSYCRVAATARFPDEIEVLKAAGASSVYNLYAEAGSGFAAHVAAQTPNAGT; encoded by the coding sequence ATGGATTTCGAATGGATCACCATTGCACTGGGTGACATCACATGGCTCGCCGTGGCGTTCGCGCTGGGTCTGCTTTCCCGGGCCGTAGGGCTGCCTCCCCTGGTTGGATTCCTCGCTGCGGGATTCGTGCTCAACCTGTTCGGCATCGCCAGCGGGGATGTGCTCCGGAAGCTGGCCGATCTCGGAATAACGCTGCTGTTGTTCGTCGTCGGCCTGAAGCTCAACTTGCGGACCCTGGCGCGACCCCAGGTATGGGCCGTCACCGGCCTGCACATGGCACTGGCTGTGTTGATCCTGGGAACGATCGTCCTATTGCTCGCCATGCTGAATGCGCCTTCCTTCTCCGATATCGGGATTTACCCGTCGTTGCTGATTGCCTTCGCACTGAGTTTTTCCAGTACGGTCTTCGTCGTGAAGGTCCTGGAGGACAAGGGGGAGACGGCCGCCTTGCATGGCCGTATCGCGGTCGGCATTCTCATCGTTCAGGACCTGGCTGCCGTGGCTTTTATCGCGATCTCGGTGGGCATGTGGCCATCCCTTTGGGCGTTGCTCGTCCTGCTCCTCATACCGGCGCGTCCGCTGCTGTTGTTCGTTCTGCAGAAAGTCGGCCATGGCGAGCTCCTGGTGCTGAGCGGGCTGCTCCTGGCCCTGGGCGGCGCGGAAGTATTCGAACTGGTCGGACTGAAGGGCGACCTGGGCGCACTCGCCCTCGGTGCGCTGATCGCCAACCATGCGAAAGCCAATGAAATGGCGAAGACCATGATCGGATTCAAGGACCTGTTCCTGCTCGCCTTCTTTTTGTCCATAGGGCTTTCAGGTCCGCTGACGCTGGACGCGGTGCTCATCGGCGCAGCCGTCACGCCGCTTGTTTTCCTGAAGTCGGCCCTGTTCTTCGGCCTTTTGACGGCGCTCAAGCTGCGTGCGCGCACCTCGCTGCTCGCGACGCTGAACCTGACCAACTTCAGCGAGTTCGGACTCATTGTGGCGGCCATCGGGGTAGCCAATGGCTGGATCGACGGCCTTTGGCTGATCGTCATCGCGATCTCCCTGGCGCTGTCCTGTGTCATCTCGGCGGCGCTGAACGTCGCCGCCCACCAGATCTATGCCCGGCACCGGGCGTTGTGGGACCGGCTTCAAAAGTCCGAGCGTCTTCCCGACGACCAGCCGCTCGATACCGGTGGAGCAACGATCGCCATCATCGGCATGGGCCGCGTGGGCACCGCGGCCTATGACAACATGCATCAGGAATTCGGAGACACCGTCGTAGGCGTAGACCTCGATCACGTCAAGGTGGAACGGCAGCAGTCGAGTGGCCGCCACGTACTGCTCGGCGATCCCAGCGATGCGGACTTCTGGGACCGCGTTCAGGCCGCCCACACCCTCGAACTGGTTCTGCTGGCGTTGCCGAACCTGGCGTCCAACCTCGCCGTACTCGACCAGCTCAAGGCTTCCTCGTCCTACTGCCGGGTCGCCGCCACGGCAAGGTTCCCTGATGAGATCGAGGTGCTCAAAGCGGCCGGCGCATCGAGCGTGTACAACCTCTACGCGGAGGCCGGCTCGGGATTCGCTGCGCACGTGGCGGCGCAGACGCCGAATGCGGGTACGTAA